The segment TTGTCCCCCAACCTTCAGCAGTCGGAAACTTTCTCGCAAAATTGCCCGCGATACAGCAGGCGGCGTTTCGTGAAACAGCAAGGAAGCTGCAACCAAATCGAAGCTGTCGTCAGCAAAAGCGACGCTTTCCGCCTTTCCGTGCAACCACTCGATTTTTAAGCCGGCTTTTTGCGCTTTCATTTCGGCGACTACCAGCATATAAGGCGACAAATCCAGGCCGACAACTTCGGCTTCGGGAAAGGCTTGTTTGAGCATCAGCGTGGTCGAACCCGTGCCGCACCCCAAATCGATAATTCGGCGCGGTTTCACCCGCACAGCATCAATTAAGCATTGCCTGACGACTGTTTCGTTGGGAGGTAAAACGTATTGCGTAATTGGATCGTAGGAAACCGCTGCACTGGGATTGAGGTAGCCGTTTTTGATGCCGTGAAAGTTTTGGCTGCTGTAATATTCG is part of the Microcoleus sp. bin38.metabat.b11b12b14.051 genome and harbors:
- a CDS encoding class I SAM-dependent methyltransferase, with protein sequence MAVGKDTIFERFLSPLMGLAIDEEALKRLYEGIDWEAAGDRHRQPNLVYPEYYSSQNFHGIKNGYLNPSAAVSYDPITQYVLPPNETVVRQCLIDAVRVKPRRIIDLGCGTGSTTLMLKQAFPEAEVVGLDLSPYMLVVAEMKAQKAGLKIEWLHGKAESVAFADDSFDLVAASLLFHETPPAVSRAILRESFRLLKVGGQVAILDGNQKTLRQTEWLTDIFEEPYIKSYAAGSMDAWAGAAGFAAVQTQDHWWVHQVTQGVKPLPGEDLEPVGAATAWNWGDLVPDFDGDLPGIPAPV